In Arthrobacter alpinus, a single window of DNA contains:
- the gap gene encoding type I glyceraldehyde-3-phosphate dehydrogenase: protein MTTRIGINGFGRIGRNYFRAALAQGADIEIVAVNDLTSPEALAHLLKYDSVNGRLSVSVEVVDGHLVVDGKTITVLAERDPANLPWGELGVDIVIESTGFFTKAADAQKHIDAGAKKVLISAPASNEDITIVLGVNDDLYDPAAHHIISNASCTTNCLGPLAKVLNDNFGLERGLMTTIHAYTADQNLQDGPHSDLRRARAAAVNMIPTSTGAAKAIGLVLPELKGKLDGYAIRVPVPTGSATDLTATVSREVTVEEVNAAYKAAAAEGKLAGYLTYTEDPIVSSDIVGDPASSIFDSGLTKVIGNQVKVVSWYDNEWGYSNRLVDLTELVASKL, encoded by the coding sequence GTGACTACTCGTATTGGTATTAACGGGTTCGGCCGCATCGGCCGCAACTACTTCCGCGCAGCTTTGGCTCAGGGTGCGGACATTGAGATTGTTGCTGTCAACGACCTCACCAGCCCCGAGGCCTTGGCACACCTGCTCAAGTACGACTCCGTGAACGGCCGCTTGTCCGTTTCCGTTGAGGTTGTAGACGGCCACCTCGTCGTTGATGGCAAGACCATCACCGTTTTGGCTGAGCGCGATCCCGCAAACCTCCCCTGGGGCGAGCTGGGCGTTGACATCGTCATCGAATCCACCGGCTTCTTCACGAAGGCTGCAGACGCACAGAAGCACATCGATGCTGGCGCCAAGAAGGTCCTCATCTCCGCTCCGGCGTCGAATGAGGACATCACCATTGTTTTGGGTGTCAACGACGATCTTTACGATCCCGCTGCACACCACATCATCTCCAACGCATCATGCACCACCAACTGCCTGGGCCCGCTGGCCAAGGTCCTGAACGACAACTTCGGTTTGGAGCGTGGCCTGATGACCACCATCCACGCCTACACTGCCGACCAGAACCTGCAGGACGGCCCGCACAGCGACCTCCGCCGTGCACGCGCAGCAGCCGTGAACATGATCCCGACCTCCACAGGTGCAGCCAAGGCCATTGGCCTGGTTCTGCCGGAGCTCAAGGGCAAGCTCGATGGTTACGCCATCCGCGTACCCGTCCCCACAGGTTCGGCAACCGACTTGACCGCAACTGTGAGCCGCGAGGTCACCGTTGAAGAAGTCAACGCCGCCTACAAGGCTGCAGCTGCCGAAGGCAAGCTCGCCGGCTACCTGACCTACACCGAAGACCCGATCGTGTCCTCGGACATTGTTGGCGACCCGGCATCCTCCATCTTTGACTCGGGCCTGACCAAGGTCATCGGCAACCAGGTCAAGGTTGTTTCCTGGTACGACAACGAGTGGGGCTACTCCAACCGCCTGGTCGACTTGACCGAGCTCGTAGCCTCCAAGCTCTAG
- a CDS encoding superoxide dismutase, with protein sequence MTKYTLPELSYDYAALEPNISARIMELHHSKHHAAYVAGANQALEQLAEARETNNFANINRFSKDLAFHLGGHTNHSIFWNNLSPEGGDKPEGELAAAIDDAFGSFDAFRAHFTAAAMGIQGSGWALLSYEGLGGNMLIEQLFDQQGNIPVATTPLLMLDMWEHAFYLDYVNVKADYVKAFWNIVNWADVSKRFEAARKNASSLILP encoded by the coding sequence GTGACTAAGTACACACTTCCAGAACTCAGCTATGACTACGCTGCACTGGAGCCCAATATTTCCGCCCGCATCATGGAACTGCACCACAGCAAGCACCACGCTGCCTATGTTGCAGGAGCCAACCAGGCTCTGGAACAGCTTGCCGAAGCACGCGAGACCAACAACTTCGCCAACATCAACAGGTTCTCCAAGGACTTGGCATTCCACCTCGGTGGCCACACCAACCACTCCATCTTCTGGAACAACCTTTCCCCCGAAGGCGGCGACAAGCCCGAAGGTGAACTGGCCGCAGCAATCGACGATGCATTCGGTTCCTTCGATGCATTCCGCGCACACTTCACCGCAGCAGCCATGGGCATCCAGGGCTCCGGCTGGGCATTGCTGTCCTACGAAGGCCTCGGCGGCAACATGCTGATCGAGCAGCTCTTCGATCAGCAGGGCAACATCCCCGTAGCCACCACCCCGCTGCTGATGCTGGACATGTGGGAGCACGCCTTCTACCTGGACTACGTCAACGTCAAGGCTGACTACGTCAAGGCATTCTGGAACATTGTGAACTGGGCCGACGTTTCCAAGCGCTTCGAAGCTGCTCGCAAGAACGCCAGCTCGCTGATCCTGCCGTAA
- a CDS encoding phosphoglycerate kinase translates to MTLHTLNELIDEGVRGRYVLVRSDLNVPLDGSNVSDDGRIKASIPVITALASAGARVLVSAHLGRPKGAPEAKYSLAPAVARLAELAPELNATLAADTTGPAATAAAAALADGSVLVLENVRFDARETSKDDAERAAFAAELAALTGTNGAYVDDAFGAVHRKHASVFNIAKILPSYQGDLVRTELEVLRKLTTESERPYVVVLGGSKVSDKLAVIDNLIGKADSILVGGGMLFTFLAAQGHKVGSSLLEVDQIPVVQDYLARAAEAGTTFVLPSDVVVAAGFSADAAHEVVAADAIEASTFGEKGLGLDIGPVSGVAFSEAIAGAKTVFWNGPMGVFEFAAFAEGTRAVAQALSTNSSNGGFTVVGGGDSASAVRSLGFADESFGHISTGGGASLEYLEGKELPGLLALDR, encoded by the coding sequence ATGACACTTCACACCCTCAACGAACTCATCGATGAAGGTGTCCGCGGGCGGTACGTTCTGGTCAGAAGTGACCTGAACGTGCCGCTCGACGGCTCTAACGTCAGTGATGATGGACGCATCAAGGCGTCAATCCCTGTTATCACGGCTCTGGCTAGCGCCGGTGCCCGTGTTCTGGTCAGCGCCCACCTGGGTCGCCCGAAGGGTGCTCCCGAGGCCAAGTACTCCTTGGCTCCCGCGGTTGCCCGCCTGGCCGAGTTGGCTCCCGAGCTCAACGCGACCTTGGCTGCTGACACAACCGGTCCTGCTGCCACGGCCGCTGCCGCAGCCCTGGCCGACGGTTCCGTCCTGGTCTTGGAAAACGTACGGTTTGACGCGCGTGAAACATCCAAGGACGACGCCGAGAGGGCAGCCTTCGCTGCCGAGCTTGCCGCGTTGACAGGCACCAACGGCGCTTACGTGGACGACGCCTTCGGCGCGGTTCACCGCAAGCACGCCAGTGTCTTCAACATTGCAAAGATTCTGCCGTCCTACCAGGGCGATCTTGTCCGGACGGAGCTTGAGGTGTTGCGCAAGCTCACCACCGAGTCAGAACGGCCGTACGTTGTTGTTCTGGGCGGGTCCAAGGTTTCTGACAAGTTGGCAGTGATTGACAACCTGATCGGCAAGGCCGACTCCATTCTGGTGGGTGGCGGCATGCTGTTCACCTTCCTCGCTGCACAGGGCCACAAAGTTGGCTCCTCACTGTTGGAAGTTGACCAGATCCCGGTAGTCCAGGATTACTTGGCGCGTGCCGCCGAGGCCGGAACAACTTTTGTCCTGCCCAGCGACGTAGTTGTTGCTGCCGGCTTCTCCGCTGATGCAGCCCACGAAGTTGTTGCCGCAGACGCCATTGAAGCCAGCACCTTCGGCGAGAAGGGACTGGGTCTGGACATTGGTCCAGTATCTGGTGTTGCCTTCTCCGAAGCTATTGCCGGTGCAAAGACCGTCTTCTGGAACGGCCCCATGGGTGTGTTTGAGTTTGCCGCTTTCGCCGAAGGTACCCGCGCTGTTGCACAGGCGCTGAGCACCAACAGCAGCAACGGTGGTTTCACCGTGGTTGGTGGCGGCGATTCCGCTTCCGCCGTCCGTTCACTGGGATTTGCCGATGAATCATTCGGTCACATCTCAACCGGTGGTGGCGCAAGCCTTGAGTACCTTGAAGGTAAGGAACTCCCGGGCCTTTTGGCCCTAGACCGCTAA